The Mycobacterium seoulense genomic interval ATCTACCTGTGCCTGAAATTCATCGGAGCTTCCGTGCTTCCGCCAGTTTGCCTTCTGCCGGTGGAGTCATGCCCGCTTTTCCGGCGAACTGGGTATTAAAACTCATTGTCATGATTAAACCCCGTGATCATCTGTGCCGAATATCGGCTTGCCGTCAGCAGCGAGATAAGATTCTTCTACCATCTTTTCGGTAGCATTGATGTAGTGAGACAGCTCAACGAGGTCCTCGACTCCGGCTATAGCCACCTCCACACCCCGCTCATCAATCAATGTGTGGCGCTCTCTTCCGGCGAATGTCAGCACGCCAATGCTGTAGCCTGCACGTAACTCGTCACGCCGAAAAGGGATTCTTATGCTAGGTAGATTTTCACCTCTGACGGATAGTCCAAACAATCCGTAGAGATACTTTTCCACCACTGACATCGTTCGCCCAGCAAATTCGAATGCTTCAGGTCCCATGCGATCGGACGAAGTTATGACATACCATTCGTCGACAACACCGATGAAGTACCGCACCTCGCCGCCTGTGTTCCAGATAATCGTTCGGCCGTCATTCGTCTGAGTGCCCTGAAGCATCTCTAATCCGGCGAGACGAACCCACCGTTGTAAACCAGGAGAAAGATCGACGACGCCTGCCATTACTTAAGCACTCCTCGGACCTTGAGCTTGTCGATTATTTGTACCTTGCCATCAGCATCGAATATTCGGACTTGAATCGATCCACCTGGTTGACCCACTCCGGGCGCGACCTCCGATACTTCAATGGTCCAGCCCTCCGGTAGTTCGCCCAATGTGTAACTGTGGTAAGGATCGCGGAGATTCGTCACGTGGAGAGCACGCTGCTCCCATGAAGCCGCTTGGCCATCTTCCATCACAGCTAAGTACTTACCATTGGTCTTGCCGACCCGGTCAAGAAGAGAGCCATAATCGCGTACAAAGGATCCAAAGTCTGTATAGGCAACCCGTGTTCCCGGAACAGCGCCGTCATTGAGCGGAAATTTCACCCAATGTTGACCCTCTTTGCCTATTTGGTTGAAGCGTTCTGCATATTCTTGCTCGGTATACGCGTGCCCTTGTGGATCACGTCCATATGGTGCTTCCGGGTCATGAATAAGCTTTGCCACCTCACCGTCGATCTTAGTGGCATCAACCGGATCGTCAGCGAAATCCCAGTGGTCATCCAGCGGATTTCCGTAGTTGGGGTCAAGCGGCTCGTCCGGCAGCCGATGCCATCCATCGCCCGCAGGCTCGTGTGAATGCACAGGGTCCTGCCGCTCACCGCCCGGAGAGTCACCGTCTCCCGGCGCCTTCGAACCGTCGCCGTCGGGCGAGTTCCCATCTCCACGACCGCCCGCTGAATCTCTGTCGCCATTCCCTCGCCGACCGCTACCGTCCGGTGGCTGTCCGTCTGGCTTACCGTCGGCCGGATCGCCGTCGCCGGGACCTTTCGGTTGTCCGTCATGCGGTGGCTGACCGTCTGGCGGCCCACCTTCGCCAGGGCTGCGCCAGTCGCGACCCGGCGCTGGGATCTCCGCCGGGTGGCCACCCGGGGCGGTGAAATGCGGCGTAGACGCCGCGGGTGCGGCGGCAGGCGCCGGCCTTGGCGCACTGGCGCCGACCGGCGCGGCCTCAACCGGCGATCCACTGGGCGCTACCGGCGTACGCGCCGGCGAATGTTCCGCTAATTGCGCCACGCTCGCCAGCACACGATCGCCGGCTGCGGCGTGGACGGCTGCCGGAGCTGACCCGGGTGCCGCGGCCGGTATCGATTCCCGCGGCTCACCAGCGTGCGCGGGCACCGATTCATGGGGGCCACCCGTGGGCACCGACACTGGGTCATGGGGACTCCCAGCGGGAACTGATCCGGGATCGTGTGGACCACCACCCACCGGCGCAGCAGCAGCAGGAGCGGGAGCCTCCGCCGGCGCCGACACCGGCTCATGCGGACCACCACCGGCAGTCGCTGACGCTGGTACAGGAGCCTCCGCAGGGGCTGAAACGGGATCGTGCGGACCACCCGCCGCCGGCCCGGGCGCCGGCTCATGAGGACCACCACCGGCCCCAGGCCCCGGAGCGGCGGCTGGATCGTGCGGTGCACCCGGTGCAGCGTCGGGCGGGTGTGGTGTGGCCTCGACGGGCGCGTCGAGCGGCTTGCCGGATGGCAGACCGACAGGAGTACCGCCAGCGGGCGGAGCTTTGATTTCCGGCAGACCGCCGGCGGCGCCTTCGAGGTTCTTGGTCACGTCGCCGCCGGCCTTGGTGATGTCGGTCAGCGCGCCGCGCGCTCCCGCCGCGCCTTCCCCACCGGCACGCCCGGCAGCCCCACCCGCGGCCTCCGCCTCTTCCCCCGCGCCGCGCGCGGCGGCTCCCGCACCGTCGGCCGCCGCACCTGCCTCACCGAGGCCCGGGGCGATCAGCGTGGTGCCGTCGAATATGACTTCACCGGCGCCCAATCCCGGCCGAGCCGTGCTCCAATCCTTGGCATGCACAAGGCCTTTCAGCTCCTGCAGCCTCGCTTCCGAAAATTCTTTGGGATTGACCGCGGCGTTGATCAGGCTTTCTTTCCAGGCGTTTTTCACCAAGCCCGTCCAGGTGGCGGCCGCACCGTGGGGATCGGCAGCGATCCAGTGCGGGCTCAGGTCGACGAGGCCCAGCCCCATGCCGACCGCACCTTTGAGGACACCCTCGTAGGCATTGATCCAGGTGTCGGCTACGGTCGCGACGGGGTTACCGACGTCGTCTCCCAGGAATTGGACGAGCCCGCGGCGCGCGTACTTCTCGCATGTGACGACCGCGCGATCGGCCGCTTGCACGAGGAACTTGATCGCCTCCTCGCAGGCCCTGGCTTCCTGCCCAAGATGCTGCAGCACCGCGTTGATGTCCTTGACGATCTGTTTGATCTCATCCCACGCGTCACCGTCGATGATGAGCATGACGTCGTGACCGAGGTCGCCCAGGGACTCGATCCGACGCAACAGGTCCCGGATCGCGGTTTGGGCGTGGTCCACCCTGTTCGCGAACGTGTCGATAGTGTCGGCCAGTGAGCCGCACAGCTCGCCGATGGTCGCTGTCGACGAGCCGATTTCGCTCAAAGCGTTGTCGATCTGCTCGCCTTCAGGAATGTGTTGGCCGTCGAAAAGCGTCTTCGATGCGTTGAGAGTTCCCTGCACACCTTTGGCCGCCGCACCGAAGGCACGCCAACGAGATGCAGCCGCACGCAGACCCGCTACATCGCCATCGGGCCATGCCTCGAGGATGAACGATTGCACGAGCGACCACAGCGGTGGGGGCGGCTGGCCGGGCCCCCACGTCCCAGGCGGCCCCGGCGCGGCAAGCTCGGCCGGGGGGGACGGTGGCTGTAAAGCTCCGCTTCCGCCGCCCAGCGTCGAAGCAGCCTCGGTGTGGGAGTAGTTCGACGCGCCTTGCTGGATGACGGCCCCGCTTTTGCGGCAAGCGTTGACGGCGGCAGCCGCCGCCTTCAGCACCGCCTCGGCCTTCTCCTGATACGCCAAGCCGAACACCTCGCCGGCCCGGTCAACACCGGTGTGCGCGGAAAAGCCGGCCGTCAATATCGACAGATTCGCCGCCAAACCCTCGCCGGCGGCCTGCACGGCGCTACCGGCAGCGAACATCGCCTCGGGGTCAACGGACAGCGGAGCCACGCGCAAAATTCTGGTCGAGTCCGCGCGCGGCCGCTATTCACCCAATGATGGCCTTGCCAAGCTAGCCGCGGCCACCTAGCAGCCACAACTCATTCATCAACAGGCCGGGCGGCCAACGTGATGCGGTGCCGTCCCGCCGACACCGCAAGGGTCGGTTCGGCCGGTTGACCATCGAGTTGGACGCTGACCCCGGCGGGCAGCCCACTCAGCGTGATCCGCGCGGGGGTGTCGGTGGCGACGGCGATCGTCGACTTCGGTAACGCGGCCAGTCCGGCACGCCGGACATCCACCACGATCCCGGCGACCCCGGTGAGCCGCAGCGTGAGATACGGCAGCGGACCCACGGGCGGGCCCACCCGCCAGTCCAGTTCGCTGTACACGCCCGGGGTCGGGTCGAAGTTCAGCAGGAACCCGCGGCGATGCCGAACGGTGTGCGTCGGGTCCGGGCGCGCATACGAACGCGCGTCGACCTCGGCGATCGCCCCGCGCCGCGCCGTCACGGCGGGGTCCGCAGTGAGGGCCGACAACCACCACACCTGATGCGGCCCGATGCCGAGGTCGTCGCGCACCAGTTGCGGGTGCCACGCGAAGGTGATGTGCCCCGGATCGGCTTGCCGCAGGCCGGTTTCCATGTGGTCGATCGGGTCTTCGAACTTGTCCTGCAGCACCCAGGCGATGTGATCCTCGAACGGATACACGGTGAAGCGGTGCCGGTAGCCCAGCCGGTCGAGTTCGAGCACCTGCTCGGCGGCCGACGGGAACGGCACCAGCTCGTCGACCAGCCCGTGCGCGATCACATACGGCAGCCAGCGCGCGTTCACCAGCAGCTTCCAGGTGTCGCCCTCGCGGGCACAGGGCGAGTCCGGGTCGAGGTCGGCCGGGATGTCGATGTCGGGAAGCAGCCGCACCCCGCACGTCGGCGGCCCCGCGAGCACGACCGCCTGCGAAAACACTTGGGGGTAGGTCAATCCCAGCTTGTAAGCCGCATAGCCGCCCATCGAGTAACCCGAGATCACGGTGCGGTTGGGGTCGGTGCCCAGTTGCTCGGCGACGCGCGCCCACACCTCCCAGACGTCGAGTTCCCCGGTGTCGAAGTACCACGTCGACGGGCCCCGGGCCAGCGGCGTGATCACCACCGAGTCGCGGCCCTCGCACACTCGGTGCAGCAGGCGCGGGTCGATCGCGGCGAACTGGCTCTGCCCCAGGGCAAGCGAATGCAGCAGCAGGGTCAGCGGCAGCGGCCGGCCCGGCTTGAAACTCGACGGCAGGCACACCGAATACGGCTGCACCCGACCGAGGAACTGCGGCTTGGTGCTCAAGATGTCGTCGGCGGCCACACCCTGGCCCAGCTCGACCGAGGACACGTACCACCGCGTCGACGGGCCGGTGAGCACCGGCTCGGGCGCGGTCTCGCCGGCCGCCAGCCGAGCCCATTCCACCGTCAGGGCGAACTTCGACACGTCGCCGTCGGTCAGGGCGGCGGCCTGGGCGGAATCCGACCAGAAGTTCAGGCGGGGCGGCTCCTGCTCATTGGTACGAAATGCGACGTTGTAGACGTTGGGCTGCCCGGGCAGCGCCCCGTGCTCGGCGGGCACGTCGGCGAACCCGTCCCCGGCCGCGTTGGCCAGCCCCGCTGCCAGCCGCACCGTCCAGGTGCCGGCCGGCTCCAGCACAGTCCGCGGCACCTGGGCCAGAAACGTTCGCGATCCCATGTCGACGCTGTGCTGTACGGGCGTCGTGGATCCGGTGGTCAGGTCGATCAGCGCGGCGCCACTGCCCGAAATCAGCAGCGCCATATCGATTCCGACCGACCGCACCCCGGCCCCGGCGGGCCACTGCTGCGGCGCGGTGCGGGCGGGGTCGGTGTCGAGGGTGAACAACGCGATGGGGACCGACGCGTCCAGCAAGGTGTTCCAGTTGACCCGCCACCACGTGTGGGTGGCGGTGAGCCCGATCGCCACTCGGAAGATGTCGGCGCCGTTGCGCGCGGCGGGGCCGTCGGGATAGATGTAGGTGCCGCGCGGGGGCGCCTGCACCTTCAGGTCGCCGATCGGCAGGCCGGTCGCGCCGTGGTCGTCGTAGAGGAAGTCGGTCCAAAACAGGGCCCCGGCGGCCATGCGGCCCGCGCCACAAGTGCGCGGAAACTCCTCGCCGAACGGCCATCCCGACGGCACCGGGAGTTGTGGCTCGGGGCGCAGCGCCGCCGGCGGCACCCCCTCGGGCATCCCGTCGACGACGACGAGCTCGGCCGGTGGCGCGGGTGCAGTCGCGGCGGGATGCGTCAGCGTGTCGGCGATGTGGCGTGCGATGCGGATCGGAAGGAGAGTCAAATCCAGAAGTGACATCAAGGCCAAACGTACGCGCCAGTGAGCCCCGGATGCTATGCCACCGGCACCACGATCAGATCGTGCGGCCGGTTGTTGACGGCCAGCGCGCCGTCGTCGGTCACGATGACGATGTCCTCGATGCGGGCGCCCCATCGGCCCGGGAAATAAATGCCCGGCTCGATGGAGAAGGCCATGCCCGCGGCCAGCGGCAGGTCATTGCCCGCGACGATGTACGGCTCCTCGTGAACGGACAGTCCGATGCCGTGGCCGGTGCGGTGCACGAACGCCCCTGCGAGCCCGGCGTCCGCCAGCACGTCGCGCGCGGCCGCGTCGACTTGCTCGGCCGTCACACCCGGACGCACCGCGTCGACGGCCGCGCGCTGAGCCCGCTGGAGCACCGAATACTGCTGCGCCACCTCGGGTTTCGGTTCACCGATGCTGTAGGTGCGGGTCGAGTCCGAGTGATAACCCGGCCCGTAGGCGCCGCCGATGTCGACGACGACGATGTCACCGACTTGCAGTTCACGATCCGAGTACCCGTGGTGCGGGTCGGCGCCGTGCGGCCCCGATCCGACGATGATGAACGCCACCTCCGAATGACCTTCGGCGACAATCGCTTCCGCGATGTCGGCGGCCACGTCGGCCTCCGTCCGTCCGGGGACCAAAAACTCCGGTACGCGGGCATGGACACGGTCGATGGCCGCACCGGCTTTGCGCAGGGCGTCGATCTCGCCTTCCTCCTTGACCATTCGCAGCGTGCGCATCACGTCGGTCGCCAGCACCGGCAGCACACCGAGCACACCGGCCAGCGGCAAGAGGTGCAGCGCCGGCATGGAATCGGTGACGGCCGTGGCGGCCGGGGCGCCCCGCAACGCCGTCCCCACCAATTGGTAGGGGTCATCGCCGTCGACCCAATCCCGCACCGCCAAACCCAGTTCGGCAACCGCCGATTCCTTGAGTGAGGCCAGCTCCAGCCGCGGGATGACTACGGTCGGGTCGCCCGACGCCGGCAACACCAGCGCCGTGAACCGCTCGAGCGTCTGGGCTCGCGACCCGACGAGGTATCGCAGGTCGTACCCCGGGGTGATCACCAGCCCGGACAGCCCCGCCGCGGCGGTCGCGGCGGCCGCCGAGGCCAGCCGGCGGGCATACACCCCGGCGTCGAACCGATCAGATTCCATGGCAGCCAGGCTAACCGCGTGGCCGACGGCGCTGGCAGGATAGCCGACATGCGATCGCCCTCAAGTACGAGTGGCGACCCGCTGCGCCCGGCTTCGCCGCGCTTGCGATCGCCACTGGATAGGACGAGTGGCGACCCGCTGCGCCCGGCTTCGCCGCGCTTGCGATCGCCACTGGTGCTGCTCGACGGGGCCAGCATGTGGTTCCGGTCGTATTTCGGGGTGCCGTCCTCGATCACCGCCCCCGACGGCCGGCCGGTCAACGCCGTCCGTGGGTTCCTCGATTCGATGGCCGTGGTGATCAACCGACACCGCCCCGGCCGGCTGGTGGTCTGCCTCGACCTGGATTGGCGGCCGCAGTTCCGCGTCGACCTCGTCCCGTCCTACAAGGCCCATCGCGTCGCGGAGCTGGAGCCCGCGGGCGAACCGGACGTTGAAGAGGTCCCCGACGACCTGACGCCGCAGATCGACATGATCATGGGGCTGCTGGACGCCTTCGGGATCCCGACCGCGGGCGCCGAAGGCTTCGAGGCCGACGATGTGCTCGGCACGCTGGCCGCCCGCGAAAGCCGTGACCCGGTGGTGGTGGTCAGCGGGGACCGCGACCTGCTGCAGGTGGTGTCCGACGATCCGGTCCCGGTCCGGGTGCTGTACCTGGGCCGCGGGCTGACGAAAGCCACCCTGTTCGGGCCTGCCGAGGTCGCCGACCATTACGGCCTGCCGGCGCATCGGGCGGGGCCGGCCTATGCCGAATTCGCCCTCATGCGCGGAGATCCGTCCGACGGACTGCCGGGCGTGCCGGGTGTCGGTGAGAAGACCGCGGCGACGCTGCTGGCCCAGCACGGGTCGCTCGACCAGATCCTGACGGCCGCCCAGGACCCGAAGTCGAAGATGGCCAAGGGCCTGCGCTCGAAACTGCTGGGCGCGACCGACTACATCGAGGCCGCCGGGCAGGTGGTGCGGGTGGCCACCGACGCGCCCGTCAGCCTGTCGACCCCGACCGACGCACTACCGCTGGCGGCCGAGGATCCACAACGCACGGCCAAGCTGGCGACGACGCTGGGCGTCGGGTCCTCGATTGCCCGGTTGCAGAAGGCGCTCGACGCGCTGCCGGGGTAACCGACTACTGCGGGCGCCCGACCTCGTAGGTGCCCTTGTTGTCCTGGAACGTCACCGTCACGTGCTTCGGGGCGCCGTCGATGCTGACGTCGCAGTCGAACGTCGCGCCCTTCTTGACCGTCGGATTCTGGCCGTGGTTGCACTTGACGTTTTGGACGTTCTTGGCGCCGTAGCCGTTGGTCTCATCCGACAGGACCTGCTGCACGCCGGCCTGCGCCTTGTTCACGTCCAGCTTGGTGGTCACGAAGAAGCCGGGCTGCCAAAAGCCCAGGATCAGCACGACCGCGATGAGCAGGAAGGCGATCACGCCGCCCACCCCGAGGATCACCGCCATCGACCGTTTCTTGGCCGGTTGCTGGTCGTAGGGCTGGTACTGCTGCGGGTATTGGCCCGGCTGCCCGTACTGCCCCGGCTGGCCGTACTGCCCGGGCTGCCCGGGTTGCCCGTACTGGCCCGGCTGCGCGTACTGCCCGGGTTGCCCGTACTGGCCCGGCTGCGCGTACTGCCCGGGTTGCCCGTACTGACCCGGCTGGCCGTACTGCCCCGGTTGTCCGTAGCCGGGCTGCTGCGGGTATTGCTGCGGATACGCCTGTTCGGCCGGCTGCTGGTACTGCGGGTATTCGGCGGGCGGTGTGTACGCCGGGGCCTGCCACGTCGCCTCCTGGCCCGGCTGCTGTTGCCAGGGCGAACCGACCTGGGTCGGTTCGGAGGAATGATCGCTACCTTGGCCGGGCGGTTGCCACTGCTGGTCCGGTCCCTGCGGTCCGCTCATCGTTTCTCCTCAGCCCCTTATGTCTTGGCATGAACTATCGGCGTTGTGGTTGTTGGATCTACGGTAGCTTCGGCTCAGCCTACCCGGCGTCAACAGCGACGACGCCGCGCCGAACGTCATTGATGGCGCGCTTGGCGGTGGCCCGCAGCTCCGCGTCCGGGGCGGCGTTGCGGACCTGGTCCAACAGGTCGAGGACCTGGCGGCACCAGCGCACGAAATCCCCCGCCAACAGGGGCGAGCCGGTGCCGACGGGGTCGACGGCCGCCAGCGCGGCGGCCAGGTCCCCCGTCTTGGCCCAGCGATAGATGACGTTGACGAACCCGTCGTCGGGTTCCCGGCTGAGCGCGATTCGGTGCGTCTGCTCGTCGGTGCGCAGCGCATACGACAGCCGCGATGTTTGCTGCAGCGCCTGGCGCACTCGCTGGGTGGGCGCCTCGGCGGCGAACGCCGCCCGCGGGCCTTCACCACCTCTTGTCTCGTACAGCACCGCCGAGACCACCGCCGCCAACTCGGGCGGCTGCAGCTCGGCCCATGCGCCGGTGCGCAGGCATTCGGCAACGAGGAGGTCGCTCTCGCTGTAGATGCGGGCCAGCAGCCGGCCGTCGTCGGTGACGTGGGGATCGGTGTCCGGGCCTTGGATGAAACCGCGCTCGGTGAGCAGGCCGACGATCCGGTCGAACGTCCGCGCCAGCGAATTGGTCGCGGCGGCAACCTGTTTCTCCAGTTGAGCGTTGTCGCGTTCGATGCGCAGGTAGCGCTCGGCCTGCCGGACCTGGGGCTCCAGGCCGGGCGTGTTGTGCGACGGGTGCCGACGCAGCTCGTCGCGCAAGGATTCCAGCTCAGGGTCGTGAAACGCGCCGTCGTGGTCGCCGCGGCCGCTGCGGCGTCTGGCCGGGATGGCGAGCCCGGCGGCCGCCGACCGCAGCGCCGAGGCCAGGTCACGCCGGACCCGCGGCTGACGGTGCTCGACCCGCTTGGGCAACGGCATCGAGCCGACCGGAGCCGACGCTCCCGAGTAGTCGGCCGTCGAAATCCGCCCCGCCCAGCGGTTTTCGGTGAGTACCA includes:
- a CDS encoding TNT antitoxin family protein yields the protein MAGVVDLSPGLQRWVRLAGLEMLQGTQTNDGRTIIWNTGGEVRYFIGVVDEWYVITSSDRMGPEAFEFAGRTMSVVEKYLYGLFGLSVRGENLPSIRIPFRRDELRAGYSIGVLTFAGRERHTLIDERGVEVAIAGVEDLVELSHYINATEKMVEESYLAADGKPIFGTDDHGV
- a CDS encoding glycohydrolase toxin TNT-related protein (This protein contains a domain related to Tuberculosis Necrotizing Toxin, which is the C-terminal effector domain of outer membrane channel protein CpnT, and which has a lethal NAD+-glycohydrolase activity.) codes for the protein MAPLSVDPEAMFAAGSAVQAAGEGLAANLSILTAGFSAHTGVDRAGEVFGLAYQEKAEAVLKAAAAAVNACRKSGAVIQQGASNYSHTEAASTLGGGSGALQPPSPPAELAAPGPPGTWGPGQPPPPLWSLVQSFILEAWPDGDVAGLRAAASRWRAFGAAAKGVQGTLNASKTLFDGQHIPEGEQIDNALSEIGSSTATIGELCGSLADTIDTFANRVDHAQTAIRDLLRRIESLGDLGHDVMLIIDGDAWDEIKQIVKDINAVLQHLGQEARACEEAIKFLVQAADRAVVTCEKYARRGLVQFLGDDVGNPVATVADTWINAYEGVLKGAVGMGLGLVDLSPHWIAADPHGAAATWTGLVKNAWKESLINAAVNPKEFSEARLQELKGLVHAKDWSTARPGLGAGEVIFDGTTLIAPGLGEAGAAADGAGAAARGAGEEAEAAGGAAGRAGGEGAAGARGALTDITKAGGDVTKNLEGAAGGLPEIKAPPAGGTPVGLPSGKPLDAPVEATPHPPDAAPGAPHDPAAAPGPGAGGGPHEPAPGPAAGGPHDPVSAPAEAPVPASATAGGGPHEPVSAPAEAPAPAAAAPVGGGPHDPGSVPAGSPHDPVSVPTGGPHESVPAHAGEPRESIPAAAPGSAPAAVHAAAGDRVLASVAQLAEHSPARTPVAPSGSPVEAAPVGASAPRPAPAAAPAASTPHFTAPGGHPAEIPAPGRDWRSPGEGGPPDGQPPHDGQPKGPGDGDPADGKPDGQPPDGSGRRGNGDRDSAGGRGDGNSPDGDGSKAPGDGDSPGGERQDPVHSHEPAGDGWHRLPDEPLDPNYGNPLDDHWDFADDPVDATKIDGEVAKLIHDPEAPYGRDPQGHAYTEQEYAERFNQIGKEGQHWVKFPLNDGAVPGTRVAYTDFGSFVRDYGSLLDRVGKTNGKYLAVMEDGQAASWEQRALHVTNLRDPYHSYTLGELPEGWTIEVSEVAPGVGQPGGSIQVRIFDADGKVQIIDKLKVRGVLK
- a CDS encoding alpha/beta hydrolase-fold protein, with translation MSLLDLTLLPIRIARHIADTLTHPAATAPAPPAELVVVDGMPEGVPPAALRPEPQLPVPSGWPFGEEFPRTCGAGRMAAGALFWTDFLYDDHGATGLPIGDLKVQAPPRGTYIYPDGPAARNGADIFRVAIGLTATHTWWRVNWNTLLDASVPIALFTLDTDPARTAPQQWPAGAGVRSVGIDMALLISGSGAALIDLTTGSTTPVQHSVDMGSRTFLAQVPRTVLEPAGTWTVRLAAGLANAAGDGFADVPAEHGALPGQPNVYNVAFRTNEQEPPRLNFWSDSAQAAALTDGDVSKFALTVEWARLAAGETAPEPVLTGPSTRWYVSSVELGQGVAADDILSTKPQFLGRVQPYSVCLPSSFKPGRPLPLTLLLHSLALGQSQFAAIDPRLLHRVCEGRDSVVITPLARGPSTWYFDTGELDVWEVWARVAEQLGTDPNRTVISGYSMGGYAAYKLGLTYPQVFSQAVVLAGPPTCGVRLLPDIDIPADLDPDSPCAREGDTWKLLVNARWLPYVIAHGLVDELVPFPSAAEQVLELDRLGYRHRFTVYPFEDHIAWVLQDKFEDPIDHMETGLRQADPGHITFAWHPQLVRDDLGIGPHQVWWLSALTADPAVTARRGAIAEVDARSYARPDPTHTVRHRRGFLLNFDPTPGVYSELDWRVGPPVGPLPYLTLRLTGVAGIVVDVRRAGLAALPKSTIAVATDTPARITLSGLPAGVSVQLDGQPAEPTLAVSAGRHRITLAARPVDE
- a CDS encoding M24 family metallopeptidase — translated: MESDRFDAGVYARRLASAAAATAAAGLSGLVITPGYDLRYLVGSRAQTLERFTALVLPASGDPTVVIPRLELASLKESAVAELGLAVRDWVDGDDPYQLVGTALRGAPAATAVTDSMPALHLLPLAGVLGVLPVLATDVMRTLRMVKEEGEIDALRKAGAAIDRVHARVPEFLVPGRTEADVAADIAEAIVAEGHSEVAFIIVGSGPHGADPHHGYSDRELQVGDIVVVDIGGAYGPGYHSDSTRTYSIGEPKPEVAQQYSVLQRAQRAAVDAVRPGVTAEQVDAAARDVLADAGLAGAFVHRTGHGIGLSVHEEPYIVAGNDLPLAAGMAFSIEPGIYFPGRWGARIEDIVIVTDDGALAVNNRPHDLIVVPVA
- a CDS encoding DUF4333 domain-containing protein — encoded protein: MSGPQGPDQQWQPPGQGSDHSSEPTQVGSPWQQQPGQEATWQAPAYTPPAEYPQYQQPAEQAYPQQYPQQPGYGQPGQYGQPGQYGQPGQYAQPGQYGQPGQYAQPGQYGQPGQPGQYGQPGQYGQPGQYPQQYQPYDQQPAKKRSMAVILGVGGVIAFLLIAVVLILGFWQPGFFVTTKLDVNKAQAGVQQVLSDETNGYGAKNVQNVKCNHGQNPTVKKGATFDCDVSIDGAPKHVTVTFQDNKGTYEVGRPQ
- a CDS encoding 5'-3' exonuclease, which translates into the protein MRSPLVLLDGASMWFRSYFGVPSSITAPDGRPVNAVRGFLDSMAVVINRHRPGRLVVCLDLDWRPQFRVDLVPSYKAHRVAELEPAGEPDVEEVPDDLTPQIDMIMGLLDAFGIPTAGAEGFEADDVLGTLAARESRDPVVVVSGDRDLLQVVSDDPVPVRVLYLGRGLTKATLFGPAEVADHYGLPAHRAGPAYAEFALMRGDPSDGLPGVPGVGEKTAATLLAQHGSLDQILTAAQDPKSKMAKGLRSKLLGATDYIEAAGQVVRVATDAPVSLSTPTDALPLAAEDPQRTAKLATTLGVGSSIARLQKALDALPG